ATCCTAGACTTCACTCAGAAAAGGGGAGGTTGCTGGACATGACACTGAGGCTTTCAGTGGCCATGACAGTGGCATCATCTGTGGTATCAGTCATGGCCTGGGCTCTCTCTTCCACATCTTTCAAAGCATCCTTGTACCAGGATGGAAAGGAACTAGGGACAGTGTTGTTCAGCTTGGCTAAAAACTCTAGTACTTTACTCTTGATGCTTTCTGAATGGGCTCTCGGACCCCACAGGAATTCATAATATGGAGGAGAACTGTTTGGCACCTCCCGACACTCCAGGTATTGCCCCTGCACCCAAACTTTAGTGAGGAGCTCCCTGGGCTCCCCATAGATGAAGTGCTCCCTCCCAGCATACACCCCTATTGCATTCAGCACTTCCCAGATGACCTCCTCAGAGGCAAAGCTGCCCTTTATGAAGATCACACTCAGAATAATAATCAGGAGGCTGTTCTCCGGCATGCCCTCGTCATCACTACCCTCATCAGTGAGGTCTACTGTGTTTGCAAACACAGAAAAGTGGTCAGGGCCCACTTCTATCAGGGCAAGGCCAAAAAGGAGCTCCATGAACTCACGGGCTCTCTTGAGTATCACAGGAAAGTAGTCTTTGTACTTGATGACAATCATCAGCATCTCTGCCTCTGTTACAGGCTCCTCTGCTTTGTACCTGAGGAGCAGGAACGCCACTAACTCGGCCACCTTTTCATCTAGTGTATGTGTGAAAGAGGACTCACTGTCTGGCAGGCCCTGACAGGTACTTGTATCCTCCTCTTTTTGGCTGCTGGACTCTTCACTGAATGAGCTCCATGAAAAAGAGGAGCAACAGGAGCTCAGAGGACTCTGGGAAGGACCCTGTGGAAGACTCTGTGGAGGACTACTGGGAGTGCTCTCGGGAAGACTTGGTATCACATCAGACGGCACCTCCTCCTCAGGACCACCAAGAATCAGAGAAGAggatgaggagaaggaagagggggaaaATACTAAGTAGAAAGTGGAAGAGGAAATGGAGGaggcttcctcctcttcctcatctgtgGGATCCTGTGCATCTACCCAGTCCTCTGACTCAACTGAGGCCGGAGAGTCGTCGTCAACGTTGTGGAATGGAACGCCCGGAATGGGAGGCATAACGACTTCTTCAGGCGCAGCAGGTAAAGGTATCAACAGGGATATGGATGATGAGATCCAACAGGCCTGTGGAAGAGAGTGACAGTGTGAATGGCCTCAGCTGAGAAACTCACCCATGATGGCTCTGACAAAGGCCAACTTAGAGCTCTTCTTCTCTTAAGGTGGTGCTCTAGGGCCTCACAGGTCTCCTGTCTTCCTAGGGAGTTTGTCTGCTGGCAACCTGTAGGAGGATGTGGGAACACACCTCAGGGCACAGCTGGCAGGCAGAGCCTGAGACCCCAGGAATAACAGTAGGTGGGTACGGCCGGGTGCTGTGGGGTCTCCTCTGTTTCTGGGGGTAGGGCCCTTGGTACACAGTCAGGGTGTGCACTCACCTTGACTCCTGGCACTGCCTGGGTCTCCTCTGCTGTGCTGACTTTAGGATGTGTGCCTCACACCCAGTTTGTCACCACCTGGTTCCTGGAGCACCTGCAAGAGGAAGTGACGGAGCCCCTCAGGTTAAAGACTACAAGTAGAGTCTTGGGCCTCCCAGGGCTGACAGCTGGGGCTGGCCAGAATCCCAGAGCCCCATAGTTCTGGACTGCATGGCCCCCTCAGAATTTAATTGGAAACCTCACGGCTTCTCAGAGAGGGTCAAGCCCCCACCACTCTGCTGGCCTAAGGCAAAACCTCCTAGCAACCTCCACATCCCTGAGAGCAGTGGGAGGTAGTGCAGTGGCAGCCACCTCCCAGGACTCTACCATGGAGGCGGTCTGGGTGGCCTCACGTCCGTTCTGATGCACATGTGACTCCTGTCTTCTGTCTTATCGCCAGCAGGGCCTGGGAATCTTCCCTCTGCCAACCAGAGGCAGCTCCCCGTGCTGACTTGCCACGGGACCCCCAGAACAAGGCCTCTgcctcccctccacccctcacCCAGAAATGAGATGGCTGCCACTCAGCCTGAGCTGGCAGGGGAGTTCTACGAGGGCTGATTCTCGAGGGGGAAGGGTGGGAATCTGTGGGAATCTGTCCTCTGAGATGGGGGTTCCCCCA
This portion of the Macaca thibetana thibetana isolate TM-01 chromosome X, ASM2454274v1, whole genome shotgun sequence genome encodes:
- the LOC126945957 gene encoding melanoma-associated antigen C2; this translates as MPPIPGVPFHNVDDDSPASVESEDWVDAQDPTDEEEEEASSISSSTFYLVFSPSSFSSSSSLILGGPEEEVPSDVIPSLPESTPSSPPQSLPQGPSQSPLSSCCSSFSWSSFSEESSSQKEEDTSTCQGLPDSESSFTHTLDEKVAELVAFLLLRYKAEEPVTEAEMLMIVIKYKDYFPVILKRAREFMELLFGLALIEVGPDHFSVFANTVDLTDEGSDDEGMPENSLLIIILSVIFIKGSFASEEVIWEVLNAIGVYAGREHFIYGEPRELLTKVWVQGQYLECREVPNSSPPYYEFLWGPRAHSESIKSKVLEFLAKLNNTVPSSFPSWYKDALKDVEERAQAMTDTTDDATVMATESLSVMSSNLPFSE